A region of Ignatzschineria larvae DSM 13226 DNA encodes the following proteins:
- a CDS encoding DUF4390 domain-containing protein, with the protein MQRKTQKQPIFADLSYLLNPQDRLLREIFRSKNYLMRFFLWSFIIAILMTSMATAGIENGQLRARSTKQSSLAIEQVEMEFYLPKHPNQRLQDMEKLYQGDLTALNIELSFRSKIVMSDAQEQMLLNGIPLTFVYEVRIEKPGLFWASSSYMQEIHYRLYYHGLSKQFVVRNLENGKQHSYPTLSLAILSISTPTDIEFHLEDSAGLVLKEYQGRAKLWLDIEALPTPLRIPAYLSPNWWLNSQWFKWEF; encoded by the coding sequence CAGATTTAAGTTATTTACTTAACCCGCAAGATCGATTATTAAGAGAGATTTTTAGATCTAAAAATTACTTAATGCGTTTTTTCTTATGGAGTTTCATAATTGCCATTTTGATGACATCTATGGCGACAGCAGGCATAGAGAATGGACAGTTACGTGCTAGATCTACCAAGCAATCTTCGCTTGCCATTGAGCAAGTAGAGATGGAGTTTTATCTACCTAAACATCCTAATCAGCGCCTACAGGATATGGAAAAACTCTATCAAGGGGATCTGACAGCGCTCAATATTGAGCTCTCATTTCGCAGTAAAATTGTGATGAGTGATGCACAAGAGCAGATGCTCTTAAATGGGATACCGCTCACATTTGTTTATGAAGTGCGAATTGAGAAGCCCGGTCTTTTTTGGGCAAGCTCAAGTTATATGCAGGAGATTCACTATCGGCTCTACTATCATGGGCTTTCAAAGCAATTTGTAGTGCGAAATCTTGAAAATGGCAAGCAGCATAGTTATCCAACCTTAAGCCTTGCGATTTTGTCGATCTCAACACCGACAGATATTGAGTTTCATTTAGAGGATTCGGCGGGCCTTGTGCTCAAGGAGTATCAAGGTCGAGCTAAGCTGTGGTTAGATATTGAAGCCTTGCCAACACCGCTTCGCATTCCGGCCTACCTATCGCCTAATTGGTGGCTCAATTCACAATGGTTTAAGTGGGAATTTTGA